The Arachis hypogaea cultivar Tifrunner chromosome 14, arahy.Tifrunner.gnm2.J5K5, whole genome shotgun sequence genome has a segment encoding these proteins:
- the LOC112741188 gene encoding E3 ubiquitin-protein ligase RHF1A, with protein sequence MENFTLSWSSSSSSTSPPSSSHIAGAAFDDYSEDFCSICLEPFGINDPSTITSCKHEYHLHCILEWSERSRECPICLQLLSFIDPSSQELLAAVEAEKCSRSRNIYPSSLTSSHIPHEQLNYDYGDSYSDESDIDDQIMQHLVAASSRSRFLHRRERQRSSSAGPSEVFVSNPPVHVPAVRPILTISPTGSSSPTSGVPSTVHIQPPTSAFPPVVGEVAGITTAENDVPFKPRVLYTQSPSESGRRLNTPEMFSIPESFRSKFSAASARYKESITKSTRGLKEKLIAHNASVKELSKGVQREMNAGIAGVARMIERLDLSSKRSNFPPTPVGTGGSSGSPVKGKSVDEDDIDTGRSPSIYTENVVQNVSSDAPSVPGMVVGRVVAGRVEIHHCVQSGKDAAVRT encoded by the exons ATGGAAAACTTCACCTTGTCTtggtcttcttcttcatcttcaacttCTCCTCCTTCATCATCGCACATTGCAGGTGCAGCTTTCGACGACTATTCCGAGGACTTCTGCAGCATTTGTTTGGAGCCATTTGGCATCAATGACCCATCTACT ATCACCTCTTGCAAACACGAATATCATCTGCACTGTATTCTTGAATG GTCAGAGAGAAGCAGAGAATGTCCAATATGTTTGCAGCTGCTTTCTTTCATTGATCCTTCTAG CCAAGAGCTTCTAGCTGCAGTGGAGGCTGAAAAATGTTCAAGGTCAAGAAACATATATCCATCTTCATTAACTAGTTCCCATATTCCCCATGAGCAGCTCAATTATGACTAT GGCGATTCTTACTCAGATGAGTCTGATATTGATGATCAAATTATGCAACACCTAGTTGCTGCTTCAAGCAGATCTCGTTTTCTCCATAGACGGGAAAGGCAAAGATCTTCTAGTGCAGGTCCATCAGAGGTGTTTGTTTCCAATCCTCCTGTGCATGTGCCTGCTGTGCGACCAATACTCACCATTTCACCCACCGGCAGTAGTTCACCAACTTCTGGTGTACCGTCTACTGTTCACATTCAACCTCCAACATCTGCTTTTCCCCCAGTTGTTGGTGAAGTTGCAGGAATTACTACTGCTGAGAATGATGTTCCTTTCAAACCCAG AGTTCTGTATACCCAGTCACCATCCGAGAGTGGAAGGAGACTAAATACCCCTGAGATGTTCTCTATCCCTGAGTCCTTCAGATCCAAATTTTCTGCTGCTTCAGCCAG GTATAAGGAATCAATAACCAAAAGTACTCGTGGCCTTAAAGAGAAGTTAATTGCTCATAATGCCTCAGTAAAAGAGCTGAGTAAAGGTGTTCAGCGTGAGATGAATGCAGGAATTGCTGGTGTTGCACGGATGATTGAACGCCTTGATCTTTCCTCAAAGCGATCTAATTTTCCTCCCACTCCTGTTGGCACTGGGGGAAGTTCGGGATCCCCTGTAAAAGGAAAGTCAGTCGATGAGGATGACATTGACACTGGGCGTTCTCCTAGCATATACACTGAAAATGTGGTTCAGAATGTTAGCTCAGATGCTCCTTCAGTACCTGGCATGGTTGTTGGTCGAGTGGTTGCTGGTCGGGTGGAAATTCATCATTGTGTTCAG AGTGGAAAAGATGCTGCTGTGAGGACATAG
- the LOC112741186 gene encoding 3-dehydrosphinganine reductase TSC10A isoform X1: MADAYFSLFTLIVLIPLALIAFLYFLVRPRPVKIPIKNRHVFITGGSSGIGLALAHHAAAQGARVSILARSRNKLEEARNAVRLATGIDVSVFAADVRDYDAVKRAVDEAGPIDVLLLNHGVFVALELEKQELSEVKFTLDVNLMGSFNLIKAALPAMRTRKDPQQPVSIALVSSQAGQVGIYGYAAYSASKFGLRGLAEALQQEVIADNIHVSLIFPPDTDTPGFAEENKRKPELTKIIASSSGAMKPEEVAQKTFDGIKSGSFIIPCNLEGIALSLATAGLSPQRSFLMATVEVLAAGILRIAGLCFQWTWYTSIEKWHNQRKAGSPQRS, from the exons ATGGCGGATGCGTACTTCTCTCTCTTCACCCTCATCGTTCTCATCCCCTTAGCCCTCATCGCCTTCCTCTACTTCCTCGTGCGCCCTCGCCCCGTCAAGATCCCGATCAAGAATCGCCACGTCTTCATCACCGGTGGATCCAGCGGCATCGGCCTCGCCCTCGCTCACCACGCCGCCGCCCAGGGCGCCCGCGTCTCCATCCTCGCCCGCTCCCGCAACAAGCTCGAGGAAGCGCGCAATGCCGTCCGCCTCGCCACCGGCATCGACGTATCCGTCTTCGCCGCTGACGTCAGGGACTACGACGCCGTGAAGCGCGCGGTGGACGAGGCTGGGCCGATCGACGTGCTGCTGCTGAACCACGGCGTGTTCGTGGCGCTCGAGCTGGAGAAGCAGGAATTGAGTGAGGTCAAGTTCACGCTGGACGTTAACCTCATGGGAAGCTTCAACCTCATCAAGGCGGCGTTGCCGGCCATGAGGACCAGGAAGGACCCGCAGCAACCGGTTTCCATCGCTCTTGTCTCTTCGCAGGccggtcag GTGGGAATTTATGGTTATGCAGCTTATTCTGCCAGTAAATTTGGCCTCCGTGGTTTAGCAGAAGCATTGCAACAAGAAGTTATAGCAGATAACATTCATGTCTCTCTGATCTTCCCTCCGGACACGGATACTCCCGGATTCGCTGAAG AAAACAAGAGAAAACCAGAGCTCACCAAAATCATTGCATCCTCTTCTGGTGCAATGAAACCTGAGGAGGTTGCTCAGAAAACTTTTGATGGCATAAAATCTGGGAGCTTCATCATTCCTTGCAATTTGGAGGGAATTGCACTGTCATTAGCAACTGCAGGTTTATCCCCTCAAAGGTCATTCTTAATGGCCACAGTTGAGGTTCTTGCGGCTGGAATACTGCGTATCGCAGGACTATGTTTCCAGTGGACTTGGTACACAAGTATAGAGAAGTGGCACAACCAAAGAAAAG CAGGTTCACCTCAAAGGAGCTGA
- the LOC112741186 gene encoding 3-dehydrosphinganine reductase TSC10A isoform X2, translating into MADAYFSLFTLIVLIPLALIAFLYFLVRPRPVKIPIKNRHVFITGGSSGIGLALAHHAAAQGARVSILARSRNKLEEARNAVRLATGIDVSVFAADVRDYDAVKRAVDEAGPIDVLLLNHGVFVALELEKQELSEVKFTLDVNLMGSFNLIKAALPAMRTRKDPQQPVSIALVSSQAGQVGIYGYAAYSASKFGLRGLAEALQQEVIADNIHVSLIFPPDTDTPGFAEENKRKPELTKIIASSSGAMKPEEVAQKTFDGIKSGSFIIPCNLEGIALSLATAGLSPQRSFLMATVEVLAAGILRIAGLCFQWTWYTSIEKWHNQRKGSPQRS; encoded by the exons ATGGCGGATGCGTACTTCTCTCTCTTCACCCTCATCGTTCTCATCCCCTTAGCCCTCATCGCCTTCCTCTACTTCCTCGTGCGCCCTCGCCCCGTCAAGATCCCGATCAAGAATCGCCACGTCTTCATCACCGGTGGATCCAGCGGCATCGGCCTCGCCCTCGCTCACCACGCCGCCGCCCAGGGCGCCCGCGTCTCCATCCTCGCCCGCTCCCGCAACAAGCTCGAGGAAGCGCGCAATGCCGTCCGCCTCGCCACCGGCATCGACGTATCCGTCTTCGCCGCTGACGTCAGGGACTACGACGCCGTGAAGCGCGCGGTGGACGAGGCTGGGCCGATCGACGTGCTGCTGCTGAACCACGGCGTGTTCGTGGCGCTCGAGCTGGAGAAGCAGGAATTGAGTGAGGTCAAGTTCACGCTGGACGTTAACCTCATGGGAAGCTTCAACCTCATCAAGGCGGCGTTGCCGGCCATGAGGACCAGGAAGGACCCGCAGCAACCGGTTTCCATCGCTCTTGTCTCTTCGCAGGccggtcag GTGGGAATTTATGGTTATGCAGCTTATTCTGCCAGTAAATTTGGCCTCCGTGGTTTAGCAGAAGCATTGCAACAAGAAGTTATAGCAGATAACATTCATGTCTCTCTGATCTTCCCTCCGGACACGGATACTCCCGGATTCGCTGAAG AAAACAAGAGAAAACCAGAGCTCACCAAAATCATTGCATCCTCTTCTGGTGCAATGAAACCTGAGGAGGTTGCTCAGAAAACTTTTGATGGCATAAAATCTGGGAGCTTCATCATTCCTTGCAATTTGGAGGGAATTGCACTGTCATTAGCAACTGCAGGTTTATCCCCTCAAAGGTCATTCTTAATGGCCACAGTTGAGGTTCTTGCGGCTGGAATACTGCGTATCGCAGGACTATGTTTCCAGTGGACTTGGTACACAAGTATAGAGAAGTGGCACAACCAAAGAAAAG GTTCACCTCAAAGGAGCTGA
- the LOC112741194 gene encoding glucose-6-phosphate/phosphate translocator 2, chloroplastic — MMMSSVKLTASSPFSSAFRSRKNNKLPNLQTRSQLSTLPTIQIAKQNLGHSPFFTHKPLHLSSSIVCQAYEADRSRPLEIEIPDEEVAKKLKMGLYFASWWSLNVVFNIYNKKVLNVFPYPWLTSTLSLAAGSLIMLISWATKVAEPPKVNLDFWKALLPVAVAHTIGHVAATVSMSKVAVSFTHIIKSGEPAFSVLVSRFLLGEAFPLPVYLSLLPIIGGCALSAVTELNFNMIGFMGAMISNMAFVFRNIFSKKGMKGMSVSGMNYYACLSILSLLILTPFAIAVEGPKLWAAGWQKALSQIGPNFIWWVAAQSVFYHLYNQVSYMSLDQISPLTFSIGNTMKRISVIVSSIIIFHTPVQPINALGAAIAILGTFLYSQAKQ; from the exons atgatgATGTCTTCAGTGAAGTTAACAGCGTCATCACCTTTCTCTTCTGCTTTCAGAAGCAGAAAGAATAACAAGCTTCCTAATCTCCAAACAAGGTCTCAACTTTCCACATTACCCACCATTCAAATCGCAAAACAAAACTTGGGTCACTCTCCATTCTTCACCCACAAGCCTCTCCACCTATCATCCAGCATTGTGTGCCAGGCCTATGAAGCTGACAGGTCAAGGCCATTGGAGATTGAGATTCCTGATGAAGAGGTTGCTAAGAAGCTCAAGATGGGACTCTACTTTGCTTCATGGTGGTCTCTTAATGTGGTCTTCAACATATATAACAAGAAGGTCCTCAACGTTTTTCCTTATCCATGGCTTACCTCAACTCTCTCCCTGGCTGCTGGCTCCCTCATCATGTTGATTTCGTGGGCCACAAAGGTTGCTGAACCACCTAAAGTCAACTTGGACTTCTGGAAGGCCCTTCTTCCT GTTGCAGTGGCACACACAATTGGGCATGTAGCAGCAACAGTGAGCATGTCAAAAGTTGCTGTTTCATTCACTCACATAATCAAGAGTGGAGAGCCTGCTTTCAGTGTCTTGGTGTCAAGGTTCTTGCTCGGAGAAGCATTCCCTTTGCCGGTTTACCTCTCATTGCTGCCAATCATAGGTGGTTGCGCACTCTCCGCAGTAACGGAGCTCAATTTCAATATGATTG GGTTTATGGGGGCCATGATATCAAACATGGCATTTGTGTTTAGGAATATATTCTCAAAGAAAGGGATGAAGGGCATGTCTGTTAGCGGAATGAACTACTATGCTTGCCTTTCAATCTTGTCTCTATTGATCCTAACACCTTTCGCCATTGCTGTTGAGGGCCCCAAGCTCTGGGCTGCTGGCTGGCAAAAAGCTCTCTCTCAGATTGGTCCCAACTTTATATG GTGGGTAGCAGCTCAAAGTGTGTTCTACCACTTGTATAATCAAGTGTCATACATGTCCCTTGATCAAATTTCACCCTTAACATTTAGCATTGGAAACACAATGAAGAGAATCTCTGTGATTGTCTCTTCCATCATTATCTTCCACACGCCAGTTCAGCCCATCAATGCACTTGGTGCTGCCATTGCAATTCTTGGCACCTTCCTCTATTCACAG GCTAAACAGTGA
- the LOC112741184 gene encoding NEDD8-activating enzyme E1 catalytic subunit yields the protein MAETAATQPSRSRDLDKLLLRPGNLVGPRFEPSAQLRDDVQNHARVLVVGAGGLGCELLKDLALSGFHNLDVIDMDRIEVTNLNRQFLFRVEDVGKPKAEVAAKRVMERISGVNIVPHFCRIEDKDIDFYNDFMIIALGLDSVEARSYINNVACSFLEYDSDDNPLEETIKPMVDGGTEGFKGHARVILPGVTPCFECTIWLFPPQVKFPLCTLAETPRTAAHCIEYAHLIKWNEAHGGTAFDPDNPQHMKWVYDEAAKRAELFGIPGVTYSFTQGVVKNIIPAIASTNAIISAACTLETLKIATECSKTMSNYLTYNGSEGLHTKVAEFERDKDCLVCGPGVLIEVDTSVTLQKFMNLLEEHPKLQLTKASITHRGKNLYMQAPPVLEEMTRSNLSLPLFELMGKLSKDVIHVNGMTNKNNQKVSCLRKLRVTFKGVDGVTDMDTAGGA from the exons ATGGCGGAGACTGCTGCAACGCAACCGAGCCGGTCTAGGGACCTCGACAAGCTCCTCCTTCGCCCCGGAAACCTAGTCGGCCCGAGGTTCGAACCCAGCGCCCAGCTCAGAGACGACGTCCAAAACCACGCCCGCGTCCTCGTCGTCGGCGCCGGCGGCTTGGGCTGCGAGCTCCTCAAGGACTTGGCCCTCTCCGGCTTCCATAACCTCGACGTCATCGACATGGATCGCATCGAAGTCACCAACCTCAATCGCCAGTTCTTGTTCAG GGTTGAAGATGTTGGTAAACCGAAGGCTGAGGTAGCTGCGAAGCGCGTTATGGAGAGGATCAGTGGCGTCAACATCGTCCCTCATTTTTGCAGGATCGAGGACAAGGACATCGATTTCTATAACGATTTCATGATTATTGCTCTTGGTCTTGACTCCGTTGAAGCTCGCAGCTACATCAACAACGTTGCTTGTAGTTTCCTAG AATATGATTCTGATGACAATCCACTGGAAGAAACAATCAAACCCATGGTAGATGGTGGTACTGAAGGTTTCAAGGGCCATGCTAGGGTTATCTTGCCTGGGGTTACACCTTGCTTTGAGTGTACAATTTGGCTTTTCCCACCTCAAGTGAAGTTTCCTTTGTGCACTTTGGCAGAAACCCCCAGAACTGCTGCCCATTGTATTGAATATGCACACTTGATTAAATGGAATGAG GCTCATGGTGGGACTGCTTTTGATCCTGATAACCCTCAGCATATGAAGTGGGTTTATGATGAG GCTGCTAAGAGGGCTGAGCTTTTTGGCATTCCAGGAGTTACTTATTCTTTTACCCAG GGTGTTGTGAAGAACATTATACCTGCAATAGCTTCCACGAATGCAATTATATCAGCTGCGTGCACTCTTGAAACATTGAAGATTGCAACAGAGTGCAGCAAAACTATGTCAAACTATCTAAC GTATAATGGATCTGAAGGCCTCCATACCAAAGTAGCGGAATTTGAGAGGGACAAAGACTGCCTTGTCTGTGGTCCAGGTGTACTTATTGAAGTGGACACTTCAGTCACATTACAAAAG TTTATGAATCTTCTGGAGGAGCATCCTAAattgcaattaacaaaagcaagcATCACACACCGAGGTAAGAATCTGTACATGCAAGCTCCCCCTGTATTGGAAGAGATGACGCGATCAAACCTGAGTTTGCCTCTTTTCGAACTTATGGGTAAACTTTCCAAGGATGTTATACATGTGAATGGTATGACAAACAAGAACAACCAAAAAGTCTCCTGTCTGAGAAAATTACGAGTCACTTTCAAGGGAGTTGATGGGGTTACTGATATGGATACAGCTGGTGGAGCATAA
- the LOC112741189 gene encoding peroxiredoxin-2F, mitochondrial codes for MAWVVAKRAAAASSSSAMKSVSAAAAIWMRSYAKVALGTDIVSAAPNVSLQKARTWDEGVSSKFSTTPLNHIFKDKKVVIFGLPGAYTGVCSNKHVPGYKENIDKFKAKGIDSVICVAVNDPYTLNAWAEKLQANNAIEFYGDFDGSFHKSLDLVTDLSSALLGTRSKRWSAYVVDGKVKALNVEEAPSDVKVSGADTILGQI; via the exons ATGGCGTGGGTTGTGGCAAAGCGAgcagctgctgcttcttcttcttcagcgaTGAAATCAGTTTCTGCTGCGGCGGCTATTTGGATGAGGTCGTACGCCAAGGTTGCGTTGGGGACAGACATAGTCTCCGCCGCACCGAACGTTTCTCTCCAGAAAGCTCGCACCTGGGACGAAGGTGTCTCTTCCAAATTCTCCACCACTCCTCTCAATCACATCTTCAAG GATAAGAAAGTTGTCATCTTCGGGCTCCCA GGTGCATACACAGGTGTTTGTTCAAACAAACATGTTCCTGGGTACAAGGAAAATATTGATAAGTTTAAGGCCAAGGGGATTGATTCTGTTATTTGTGTGGCTGTTAATGATCCATATACTTTGAATGCTTGGGCAGAGAAGCTTCAAGCCAATAATGCT ATTGAGTTTTATGGAGACTTCGATGGGAGCTTCCACAAAAGCTTGGATTTAGTTACTGATCTCTCTAGTGCTTTGCTTGGAACTCGATCCAAGAG GTGGTCAGCATACGTGGTAGATGGAAAAGTGAAGGCTCTTAATGTTGAAGAAGCTCCATCCGATGTCAAGGTTTCTGGCGCAGACACCATTTTGGGACAGATTTGA
- the LOC112741190 gene encoding glucose-1-phosphate adenylyltransferase large subunit 3, chloroplastic/amyloplastic — protein MAASGSGRISFSSFASLSRGATAGASGRRNLDFLKFSNGEFMAGKKLKRLELHQPRRRCNNDDNNNKISRVNGKIVSVISEVEAQLKELDYESKDPKTVLAIILGGGAGTRLFPLTKRRAKPAVPIGGAYRLIDVPMSNCINSGINKIYILTQFNSCSLNRHISRSYSPGGVLTFGDGYVEVLAATQVPGQEGQSWFQGTADAVRQFHWLFEDPRARNIEDVLILSGDHLYRMNYMDLIQVHRESKADITLSCLPVDESRASDFGLMKTDKKGRVISFSEKPKGEDLKAMQVDTTLLGLSREEAEKKPYIASMGVYVFKKDLLLNLLRWRFPTANDFGSEVIPACASEFCIKAFLFNDYWEDIGTIKSFFEANLALTENPSRFSFYEAGKPMYTSRRNLPPSNIDNSKIVDSIVSHGCFLTNSFIEHSVVGIRSRINSNVHLKDTVMLGADYFETEAEVAKLLAEGKVPVGIGENTKIKDCIIDKNARIGKNVIIANSEGVQEADRSSEGFYIRSGITIVSKNSVIKDGFMI, from the exons ATGGCAGCCTCCGGCAGCGGCCGGATTTCATTCTCTTCCTTTGCTTCTCTGTCACGTGGAGCCACCGCCGGAGCCAGTGGTAGGAGGAACCTAGACTTCTTGAAGTTTTCCAACGGAGAATTCATGGCTGGGAAGAAGCTGAAACGACTTGAGCTTCATCAACCACGACGTCGTTgtaataatgatgataataacaataaaatttccAGGGTCAACGGTAAAATCGTGTCTGTTATCAGTGAGGTGGAGGCTCAG TTGAAGGAACTAGATTACGAGAGCAAGGACCCGAAGACAGTTTTGGCAATTATACTTGGTGGAGGAGCTGGAACTCGTCTCTTCCCTCTCACAAAGCGCCGCGCCAAACCTGCT gtTCCGATTGGAGGTGCATACAGGCTGATTGATGTGCCAATGAGCAACTGCATAAACAGTGGGATCAACAAGATATACATTCTGACTCAATTTAACTCATGCTCGCTAAACAGGCACATTTCACGTTCTTATAGCCCTGGTGGAGTACTCACCTTTGGAGATGGCTATGTCGAG GTTCTTGCAGCCACTCAAGTTCCAGGCCAGGAGGGTCAAAGTTGGTTTCAGGGTACTGCTGATGCTGTAAGGCAGTTCCATTGGCTATTTGAG GATCCAAGAGCAAGGAACATTGAGGATGTATTGATTCTTTCCGGGGATCACCTGTATAGAATGAACTACATGGATTTGATTCAA GTTCACCGGGAGAGCAAAGCTGATATCACACTTTCTTGTCTTccagttgatgaaag CCGTGCCTCAGATTTTGGTCTAATGAAGACAGACAAAAAAGGAAGGGTGATTTCATTCAGTGAGAAGCCTAAAGGAGAAGACCTGAAAGCAATG CAAGTAGATACAACACTCTTGGGACTTTCACGGGAAGAGGCTGAAAAGAAACCATACATTGCTTCCATGGGAGTGTATGTGTTCAAGAAGGACTTACTTCTTAATCTATTAAG ATGGCGCTTTCCAACTGCAAATGACTTTGGATCAGAAGTCATTCCTGCTTGTGCTagtgaattttgcattaag GCTTTTCTCTTCAATGACTATTGGGAGGATATAGGGACAATCAAGTCATTCTTTGAGGCAAATTTAGCCCTCACCGAAAAT CCATCCAGGTTTAGCTTTTACGAAGCAGGAAAACCAATGTATACATCAAGGAGAAACTTACCACCATCAAATATTGACAATAGCAAG ATTGTTGACTCAATAGTATCACATGGATGCTTCTTGACCAATTCCTTTATAGAGCATAGCGTAGTTGGAATCAGATCCAGAATAAACTCAAATGTTCACTTAAAG GATACAGTAATGCTAGGTGCTGATTATTTCGAAACTGAGGCTGAGGTGGCAAAATTGTTAGCTGAGGGAAAAGTTCCCGTAGGAATAGGAGAAAATACAAAGATTAA GGACTGCATTATTGACAAAAATGCTAGAATTGGAAAGAACGTTATAATTGCAAACTCAGAG GGGGTACAAGAGGCTGATAGATCTTCAGAAGGTTTCTACATCCGTTCTGGAATAACCATAGTATCGAAAAACTCAGTAATTAAAGATGGGTTCATGATATAG
- the LOC112741185 gene encoding protein trichome birefringence-like 11, which yields MPLFPTCSCSNSPQETMPISEAFRRVKLMRLLLEPSVSVGLAGFFILTCCFFFYFDYTPFGFLAQSQSLALPPVSVPEHRDNSVDEFLGEKGCDFFQGKWVWDESYPLYDSKDCNFLDDGFRCSENGRRDSFYTKWRWQPKHCNLPRFNATMMLEKLRNKRLVFAGDSIGRNQWESFLCMLSSVVTNKKSIYEVNGNPITKHKGFLVFKFRDFNCTVEYYRAPFLVLQSRPPAGAARNIRTTLKVDKMDWNSLKWRDAHVLVLNTGHWWNHEKTIRGGCYFQEGVEVKMEMKVEDAYRKSMETVLNWIQDTVNLNKSQVFFRTYAPVHFRSGDWRSGGSCHLETLPELNMSLVPNDNWSQFKIGNSLLSSHKNSTELVKLKILNITEMTAQRKDGHSSIYYLGPNGGTAALHRQDCSHWCLPGVPDTWNELLYAMFMKHEGFS from the exons ATGCCACTCTTTCCAACTTGTTCTTGTTCGAATTCTCCCCAAGAAACCATGCCGATTTCCGAAGCCTTTCGAAGAGTCAAACTTATGAGGCTGTTGTTGGAACCTTCTGTTTCTGTTGGTCTTGCTGGATTCTTTATACTCAcgtgctgcttcttcttctactttgaCTACACACCATTCGGATTCTTGGCTCAATCACAAAGCCTTGCTCTGCCTCCGGTTTCGGTTCCGGAACACAGAGATAACAGCGTTGATGAGTTTCTTGGAGAAAAGGGGTGTGATTTTTTTCAGGGTAAGTGGGTTTGGGATGAGAGTTACCCTTTGTATGACTCAAAAGATTGTAACTTCCTTGATGATGGCTTTCGTTGTTCTGAAAATGGTAGACGTGATTCCTTTTACACAAAGTGGAGGTGGCAACCCAAACATTGCAACTTGCCAAG ATTCAATGCAACAATGATGTTGGAAAAACTGAGAAACAAACGCCTAGTGTTTGCCGGGGACTCAATCGGAAGAAATCAATGGGAGTCATTCTTATGCATGCTGTCTTCTGTAGTTACTAACAAGAAATCAATCTATGAAGTAAATGGCAACCCAATCACAAAGCACAAGGGGTTCTTAGTTTTCAAATTCAGAGACTTTAACTGTACTGTAGAATACTACAGAGCTCCATTTCTTGTATTGCAAAGCCGGCCGCCGGCCGGCGCTGCTAGAAACATTAGGACAACCTTGAAGGTGGATAAAATGGATTGGAACTCTTTGAAGTGGAGAGATGCACATGTCTTGGTTCTTAACACAGGACACTGGTGGAATCATGAAAAAACCATAAGAGG GGGCTGTTATTTCCAAGAAGGTGTGGAAGTTAAGATGGAAATGAAGGTGGAAGATGCATATAGGAAGTCTATGGAGACAGTGTTGAATTGGATACAAGATACTGTAAATCTTAACAAGAGTCAAGTTTTCTTTCGTACATATGCACCCGTGCACTTCAG AAGTGGAGATTGGAGAAGCGGTGGAAGTTGTCATTTGGAAACACTGCCAGAGCTTAACATGTCATTGGTGCCTAATGATAACTGGTCACAATTTAAAATAGGCAATTCATTGCTATCATCACACAAAAACAGCACTGAACTTGTCAAGTTGAAAATATTGAATATAACAGAGATGACAGCTCAGAGAAAAGATGGGCACTCATCAATCTACTATCTTGGTCCGAATGGCGGCACGGCGGCACTCCATCGGCAAGATTGCAGCCACTGGTGTCTGCCTGGTGTACCTGATACATGGAATGAGCTGCTTTATGCAATGTTCATGAAACATGAAGGCTTCTCATAG